In one window of Microbacterium dextranolyticum DNA:
- a CDS encoding ArsR family transcriptional regulator — protein sequence MTTGRPAGYSAISNYSRVEILHLVQERPQRTIAELVEATALHPNTVREHLQRLMDDGYVVSATEHRTTRGRPRVLYSATDGVNACSPVQRRRARAAAERGDLMRRVIPGETPELDTTALHQIDALVEDLVGAGFDPFVDEDELTVELTPCAQASAQADHREVLCSVHLSIMQSVLSSAGGPLSVDGMRSSCDPRECIVQLLHASQKA from the coding sequence ATGACCACAGGTCGCCCGGCGGGCTACAGCGCCATTTCCAACTACTCACGCGTCGAGATCCTGCACCTCGTGCAGGAACGGCCGCAGCGGACGATCGCCGAACTGGTCGAGGCGACGGCCCTCCACCCGAACACCGTGCGCGAGCATCTGCAGCGCCTCATGGACGATGGATACGTCGTCTCGGCGACCGAGCACCGCACCACGCGCGGCCGCCCCCGCGTGCTCTACAGCGCCACCGACGGCGTGAACGCCTGCAGCCCGGTGCAGCGGCGCCGCGCCCGCGCGGCCGCCGAACGCGGCGACCTCATGCGGCGCGTCATCCCGGGTGAGACGCCCGAGCTCGACACCACCGCGCTCCACCAGATCGATGCACTGGTCGAAGACCTCGTCGGCGCCGGGTTCGACCCCTTCGTCGACGAGGACGAGCTGACCGTCGAGCTCACGCCGTGCGCCCAGGCATCCGCGCAGGCAGACCACCGCGAGGTGCTGTGCAGCGTGCACCTGAGCATCATGCAGAGCGTCCTCAGCTCCGCCGGCGGGCCGTTGTCCGTCGATGGCATGCGGTCCTCCTGCGATCCCCGCGAATGCATCGTCCAGCTGCTGCACGCGTCGCAGAAGGCCTGA
- a CDS encoding cytochrome ubiquinol oxidase subunit I: MDFLDPLLLARWQFGLTTLYHFIFVPLTLGMSLFVAIFQTMWFRTANVKWLLLTRFFGKIFLINFAMGIVTGIVQEFQFGMNWSSYSRFVGDVFGAPLAFEGLMAFFFEATFIGLWIFGWNKLPRGIHLATIWITVFGTWLSAYFILAANAFMQNPQGYQMSTQGHRAEMDDFWKVLTNPVALTQFPHTISAAIMFAAGVMIAASAWHLARKQNIDLMRTSLRFGLWAMIAGFAATALSGDQLGIVMVNTQPMKMAAAEAMFNSACGANASFSIFSIGTPDGTSEVWSLRVPYALAFLSTHDFNGCVEGINDLNHLYTTQMFPQFADQVNGNFAPVLWITYWAFRWMMGFGLISTAIAVAGLWVTRKNAKRPVAGWMWRLAIWQAPLALFGILVGWIFTEMGRQPWIVFGLMLTQDGVSPNVPGWTVLVSLIAFTLIYAILAVVEFGLIFKTVKEGPAPLPKPGDPDPNELSVEETPSTVY; this comes from the coding sequence ATGGACTTCCTGGACCCACTGCTGCTCGCCCGCTGGCAGTTCGGCCTGACGACGCTCTATCACTTCATCTTCGTGCCGCTCACGCTCGGGATGTCGCTGTTCGTCGCCATCTTCCAGACGATGTGGTTCCGCACCGCGAACGTGAAGTGGCTGCTGCTGACCCGCTTCTTCGGCAAGATCTTCCTGATCAACTTCGCGATGGGCATCGTCACCGGCATCGTGCAGGAGTTCCAGTTCGGCATGAACTGGTCGAGCTACAGCCGCTTCGTCGGTGACGTGTTCGGCGCACCGCTCGCCTTCGAGGGCCTGATGGCGTTCTTCTTCGAGGCGACGTTCATCGGCCTGTGGATCTTCGGCTGGAACAAGCTGCCGCGCGGCATCCACCTCGCGACCATCTGGATCACCGTGTTCGGCACGTGGCTCTCGGCGTACTTCATCCTCGCCGCGAACGCGTTCATGCAGAACCCGCAGGGCTACCAGATGTCCACGCAGGGCCACCGCGCCGAGATGGACGACTTCTGGAAGGTGCTGACGAACCCCGTCGCCCTCACGCAGTTCCCGCACACGATCTCGGCAGCCATCATGTTCGCCGCCGGTGTCATGATCGCGGCATCCGCGTGGCACCTCGCCCGCAAGCAGAACATCGACCTCATGCGCACGTCGCTGCGCTTCGGCCTGTGGGCCATGATCGCCGGCTTCGCTGCGACCGCCCTGTCGGGCGACCAGCTGGGCATCGTCATGGTCAACACGCAGCCGATGAAGATGGCCGCCGCGGAGGCGATGTTCAACTCCGCCTGCGGCGCGAACGCCTCGTTCTCGATCTTCTCGATCGGAACCCCCGACGGCACGAGCGAAGTGTGGTCGCTGCGCGTCCCGTACGCCCTGGCCTTCCTCTCGACGCACGACTTCAACGGCTGCGTCGAGGGCATCAACGACCTCAACCACCTCTACACGACGCAGATGTTCCCGCAGTTCGCCGACCAGGTGAACGGGAACTTCGCCCCGGTCCTGTGGATCACGTACTGGGCGTTCCGCTGGATGATGGGCTTCGGCCTGATCAGCACGGCGATCGCCGTGGCGGGCCTGTGGGTCACCCGCAAGAACGCCAAGCGCCCCGTCGCCGGCTGGATGTGGCGACTCGCGATCTGGCAGGCACCCCTGGCACTGTTCGGCATCCTCGTCGGGTGGATCTTCACCGAGATGGGACGCCAGCCCTGGATCGTGTTCGGGCTGATGCTCACCCAGGACGGCGTCTCGCCCAACGTGCCCGGCTGGACCGTGCTCGTCTCGCTGATCGCCTTCACCCTGATCTACGCGATCCTCGCCGTGGTGGAGTTCGGCCTCATCTTCAAGACGGTGAAGGAGGGTCCGGCACCGCTGCCGAAGCCCGGCGACCCCGACCCGAACGAACTGTCCGTCGAAGAAACCCCCTCGACGGTCTACTAG
- a CDS encoding alpha/beta hydrolase, with product MDLWQLPVIEGPLPGATLAVAAALFIVVAVRRWRRRALIWALASAGAGAVIGYLTCKIVSEAKVFGTLLPPFVWHWVVPVFAAVGFVLGALQGTRAWRKVVSVAAAVAILVAGALGVNLAFGLNPTLGSVVGVAQPEIEIPAVEASSAAPSQPLYQTWTPPAGMALIGKRGSQIIPATSSGFAARPAGIYLPPAALVKDPPALPLVIMMMGHPGTPDPTSISSALDGFAAHHQGLAPIVIVPDQLGENVADTACADSDAYGKARTYVTVDVVAWAKAHLNVIQDPAYWTIAGYSNGGGCAITFGAQSPQLWKNILDISGEPYPGSEQPANITKIIYGGNASAFEASKPVNILAAAAPGSYQGMNAILTAGGADPEYIKGADMLAKAAGAVGMNVVRYNVPGAGHTGDALKGGLAEGIRVLYPILGLSAP from the coding sequence ATGGATCTCTGGCAGCTGCCCGTCATCGAGGGCCCGCTGCCAGGGGCGACGCTGGCGGTGGCCGCGGCGCTGTTCATCGTCGTGGCGGTGCGGCGGTGGCGTCGCCGTGCTCTGATCTGGGCGCTGGCGAGTGCCGGTGCCGGCGCCGTCATCGGATATCTCACCTGCAAGATCGTGAGCGAGGCGAAGGTGTTCGGCACCCTCCTGCCGCCGTTCGTGTGGCACTGGGTCGTTCCGGTGTTCGCCGCCGTCGGCTTCGTGCTCGGAGCGCTGCAGGGGACGAGGGCGTGGCGGAAAGTCGTCTCCGTCGCCGCCGCTGTCGCGATCCTGGTCGCGGGCGCGCTCGGGGTGAATCTCGCGTTCGGTCTGAATCCGACGCTGGGAAGCGTCGTCGGCGTCGCGCAGCCGGAGATCGAGATCCCCGCCGTCGAAGCGAGCTCGGCGGCGCCCTCGCAGCCGCTCTATCAGACGTGGACGCCGCCGGCCGGAATGGCTCTCATCGGCAAGCGCGGAAGCCAGATCATTCCCGCAACCTCTTCCGGATTCGCGGCTCGGCCCGCGGGTATCTACCTCCCGCCGGCTGCCCTGGTGAAAGACCCGCCCGCGCTCCCTCTGGTGATCATGATGATGGGGCATCCGGGCACTCCCGATCCCACGTCGATCTCGTCGGCCCTCGACGGCTTCGCCGCCCATCATCAGGGTCTTGCGCCGATCGTGATCGTCCCCGACCAGCTCGGCGAGAACGTCGCCGACACCGCCTGTGCGGACTCGGATGCCTATGGCAAGGCGCGCACGTACGTCACCGTCGATGTCGTCGCGTGGGCCAAGGCGCACCTCAACGTCATCCAAGACCCCGCCTACTGGACCATCGCGGGCTACTCGAACGGCGGCGGCTGCGCGATCACCTTCGGAGCCCAGTCGCCCCAGCTCTGGAAGAACATCCTCGACATCTCGGGTGAGCCCTACCCGGGATCGGAGCAGCCGGCGAACATCACCAAGATCATCTACGGCGGGAACGCGTCGGCGTTCGAGGCATCCAAGCCCGTCAACATCCTCGCGGCGGCGGCGCCCGGCAGCTATCAGGGCATGAATGCGATCCTCACCGCCGGCGGGGCGGATCCCGAGTACATCAAAGGCGCGGACATGCTCGCGAAGGCCGCCGGCGCGGTGGGCATGAACGTGGTGCGCTACAACGTGCCCGGAGCCGGACACACGGGTGATGCGCTCAAGGGCGGGCTCGCCGAGGGCATCCGGGTGCTGTACCCGATCCTGGGGCTGTCTGCGCCCTGA